The stretch of DNA TACCGAGACGAGCCGGCCCCGTTGCGGTGACCGCCCGTCACGCCTCGTCGCTCGCGGCCAGCCGCGCCGCGACGTGTCGGTCCACGTTGTAAAACAGGACGCCGACGGTCAGCAGCGTCGTCCCGAAGAAAACGACGAAGCGTGGCGGACCGCTCGTCGTGCTCGCGAGTGCGGCCCCGACGAAGCCGACGAGCGTCAGTTCGACCCACGCCACGACGATCCGCGACAGGAGCCGCGTGTCGGGGCGTGGGCCGGTGGGTGCCGCGGCCGTCCCGGCGTCCGCGCCGTCGGTCGGCACGGTTAGTACGACTCCGTCGGCCGTACCGGCCCACTGAACGCGCTGTACAGGACGACGAAGTACGTCACGACGAGCGGCAACAGGAACGCCGAGGCGACCGACATGATGTTCAACGCGAGGGGGGCGACGATGGCCTCGGAGACCGACAGCCCCGTGCCCGGGTCGACGAGCGGGAAGAGTAGGAACGCGACGACGGCGACGAGCCCGTATGTCAACAGCCCGCTCGCCACGAGGGCGAGCAGGTCACGGTCGGTTCGGAGCGCGGCCACGTAGCCGACGCCGAGGCCGACCGACGTGGCGACCAGCGCGAGCACCGCCGGCGCCGTCACGGCCGCCGCGAGCCGCGGCGTCGACAGGGACAGCAGGCCGAGCGTCACGACGACCAGCCCGAGATAGGCGACGAGGGCGCGCTCGCCCGCCCGGCGGACGCCCTCGCGCAGCGACCCGGCCGTTTTCACCCGTAGGAAGGCGGCCCCGGAGACGACGGTGAGCGCGACGAGCGTCGAGCCGACGGCGACGCCTACGGGAGTGAGGAGCGCACCGGACCCCGTGAGCCAATTCGCGGTGAACACGCCGAGCAGGAAGGGCGTGAGGACGCTCCCGACGACGAACGACCGCCCCCACCACCGCTGCCACGCGGCGTCGTGGCGCTGTTCGTACATCTCGGGAGCCAACCCCCGCAGGATGAGCGCGGCGAGCACGCCGAACAGGAGCAGGTAGTTCCGGCTGAACAGGTTGGCGTACACGGCCGGGAACGCGGCGAACAGCGCCCCGCCGAAGACGACGAGCCACACCTCGTTGCCGTCCCAGAACGGTCCGATGGCCGCGAGGATCGTCTCGCGCTCCTCGTCGTCCTCGCGGGTGGCAAAGAGCGCGCCGGCGCCGAAGTCGAACCCGTCCAGAAAGAGGAAGGTCCCGAGGATGGCGAACACGAGCGCGAACCACAGCTCCGGGAGCGGCAGTCCGAACAGCGGCCCCGCGGCGAAGGCGCCGTAGTCAGTCATCGCCGGGCACCCCCGCTACCGGGTCGTCGGCCTCGGTCGCGAACGTCCGGAGTTCCTCGGCCCCGGGTGGACCAGCCCGGATGATCCGCGCGACGACGTAGCTGTAGAGCGCGAGCAGGCTCGCGTACGCCAGGACGAACCCCGCGAGCGTGATCGTCGCTTCGGTCCCGGTCAGCCCGGGGGAGACGCCGTCGGCCGTCTTCAACACGCCCTGGACGACCCACGGCTGCCGGCCGACCTCGGTGACGACCCAGCCGAGTTCGACGGCGACGATCCCGAGGAGACTGGAGCCCATCAGCGCCTTGTGGAGCAGGCCGTCCTCGAGGAGTTCGCCGCGCCACCACCGGTAGCCACCCCAGAACGCGAGCAGGATGAACCAGAAGCCGAGGCCGACCATCGCCCGGAACGACCAGAAGACGATAGCGACCGGGGGTGCCTCGGTGTCGAAGTCGTTCAACCCGCGTATGGTGGCCTGTGGATCACCCCCGCTAGCGAGCCAGGACGCCCCGCCGGGGATACCGAGGCCGAACAGTTCCCTCGCGCGTGGGTTCGTGATATCGTCGAGGCTCGTGGGGAAGGCGACGAGATACTCCGGCACGTACGAATCGGTCTCCCAGACGGCCTCCATCGCGGCGAACTTCTGTGGCTGCGTCTCGTGGACGTGCCGGGCGTACATGTCGCCGTGCAACACCTGCAACGGCGCGGTGATGAGGAGGGCGACGATCGCGATCTTCAGCGTCTTCTCCCAGAAGTCGACCTCCTGGACCGAGTAGCCCCAGACGTAGTGCTTGAAGATGTGGTACGCCGCGACCCCGGCCATGAAGAGCGCGACCGACTCGACCGCGGCGTTCTGCATGTGGACGTACATGAACATGAACCGCGGGTTCAGGTACGCGGCGATGGGGTCGGTGAGGTGAACGACCGTCTGCCCGCCGCGCTCGACGAGTTCGTACCCGCGCGGGAGCTGCATCCACGAGTTCGCGATGAGAATCCAGACCGCGGAGAGCCACGTGCCCGCGGCGACGGCGAGACTGGAGACGAAGTACAACCGATCGGAGACGCGCTCGCGCCCGAACACGAAGATGCCCAGGAACGTCGCCTCGAGCATGAACGCCATCATCCCCTCGGTCGCCAGCGGACCACCGAACAACTCCCCCGCGAACGTCGAGAAGGCGGCGAAGTTGGTGCCGAACTCGAACTCGAGGACGATGCCCGTCACCGTCCCGACGACGAAGCTGACGGCAAAGATCTTCGTCCAGAACCGCCTGAGCTGTTCGTATACGGCCTCGCCTCCGCGCACTTCCCTCCACGTGAAGTAAACGAGGAAGGGCGCGAGGCCCATGCTCATCACGGGGAAGATGATGTGAACGATGGTAGTGAGCGCAAACTGTACCCGACTTGCGATGACTGGATCGACCATGGTATGTGTCCTCCTGCGCGTCGCCCGTTCGGAATGCCGTTCATCCCTACGTACGGCGGCGACGAACCTCCCTTCTCGGTTGTCGTGGGACAACCCACGCTGCCCCCGGGAGTGCAGGCCGTTCGAGCCGGGGTCGTCGGTCTCCGGCCCGATTTAGGAACCTGGAATTATCGCACAATAGTACCGCCGACGCGCACCGGGACCCGTGCGCACCGCATTCGCCACGG from Haloplanus salinus encodes:
- the cydB gene encoding cytochrome d ubiquinol oxidase subunit II — its product is MTDYGAFAAGPLFGLPLPELWFALVFAILGTFLFLDGFDFGAGALFATREDDEERETILAAIGPFWDGNEVWLVVFGGALFAAFPAVYANLFSRNYLLLFGVLAALILRGLAPEMYEQRHDAAWQRWWGRSFVVGSVLTPFLLGVFTANWLTGSGALLTPVGVAVGSTLVALTVVSGAAFLRVKTAGSLREGVRRAGERALVAYLGLVVVTLGLLSLSTPRLAAAVTAPAVLALVATSVGLGVGYVAALRTDRDLLALVASGLLTYGLVAVVAFLLFPLVDPGTGLSVSEAIVAPLALNIMSVASAFLLPLVVTYFVVLYSAFSGPVRPTESY
- a CDS encoding cytochrome ubiquinol oxidase subunit I, with the protein product MVDPVIASRVQFALTTIVHIIFPVMSMGLAPFLVYFTWREVRGGEAVYEQLRRFWTKIFAVSFVVGTVTGIVLEFEFGTNFAAFSTFAGELFGGPLATEGMMAFMLEATFLGIFVFGRERVSDRLYFVSSLAVAAGTWLSAVWILIANSWMQLPRGYELVERGGQTVVHLTDPIAAYLNPRFMFMYVHMQNAAVESVALFMAGVAAYHIFKHYVWGYSVQEVDFWEKTLKIAIVALLITAPLQVLHGDMYARHVHETQPQKFAAMEAVWETDSYVPEYLVAFPTSLDDITNPRARELFGLGIPGGASWLASGGDPQATIRGLNDFDTEAPPVAIVFWSFRAMVGLGFWFILLAFWGGYRWWRGELLEDGLLHKALMGSSLLGIVAVELGWVVTEVGRQPWVVQGVLKTADGVSPGLTGTEATITLAGFVLAYASLLALYSYVVARIIRAGPPGAEELRTFATEADDPVAGVPGDD